A DNA window from Sphingomonas changnyeongensis contains the following coding sequences:
- a CDS encoding aspartate-semialdehyde dehydrogenase, giving the protein MGYRVVVAGATGNVGREMLNILAEREFPISDLAALASSRSQGEEVELGDTGRTVKVQNIEHFDPTGWDIALFAIGSDATRIHAPRFAAAGCTVIDNSSLYRMEPDVPLIVPEVNPDAIDGYKARNIIANPNCSTAQMVVALKPLHDFATIRRVVVSTYQSVSGAGKQGMDELFEQSRNIFVGDPAEPKKFTKQIAFNVIPHIDSFLDDGSTKEEWKMVVETKKILDPKVKVVATCVRVPVFVGHSEAIHIEFENDISAADAQRLLREAPGIMLVDKREDGGYVTPIECVGEFATYVSRVREDPTVENGIALWCVSDNLRKGAALNAVQIAELLGRRHLKKG; this is encoded by the coding sequence ATGGGTTATCGGGTGGTGGTTGCGGGCGCGACCGGCAATGTCGGCCGCGAGATGCTGAACATCCTGGCGGAACGCGAATTCCCGATCAGCGATCTGGCCGCGCTCGCATCGTCGCGCAGCCAGGGCGAAGAGGTCGAGCTGGGCGATACCGGGCGCACGGTCAAGGTCCAGAATATCGAGCATTTCGACCCCACCGGCTGGGACATCGCGCTGTTCGCCATCGGGTCGGACGCCACGCGCATCCACGCGCCGCGCTTTGCTGCTGCCGGCTGCACGGTGATCGACAATTCCTCGCTCTACCGGATGGAGCCGGACGTCCCGCTGATCGTGCCGGAGGTCAATCCCGACGCCATCGACGGCTACAAGGCGCGCAACATCATCGCCAATCCGAACTGCTCGACCGCGCAGATGGTGGTGGCGCTGAAGCCGCTGCATGATTTCGCGACGATCCGGCGGGTGGTGGTGTCGACCTACCAGTCGGTGTCGGGTGCGGGCAAGCAGGGCATGGACGAGCTGTTCGAGCAGAGCCGCAACATCTTTGTCGGCGACCCGGCCGAGCCGAAGAAGTTCACCAAGCAGATCGCCTTCAACGTCATCCCCCATATCGACAGCTTCCTCGACGACGGGTCGACCAAGGAAGAATGGAAGATGGTGGTCGAGACCAAGAAGATCCTCGATCCCAAGGTGAAGGTCGTCGCCACCTGCGTGCGCGTGCCGGTGTTCGTCGGCCATTCCGAGGCGATCCATATCGAGTTCGAAAACGACATTTCGGCCGCCGACGCACAGCGCCTGCTGCGCGAGGCACCGGGGATCATGCTCGTCGATAAGCGCGAGGATGGCGGCTATGTGACGCCGATCGAATGCGTGGGCGAGTTCGCGACCTATGTCAGCCGCGTGCGCGAGGATCCGACCGTCGAGAATGGCATCGCGCTGTGGTGCGTGTCCGACAATCTGCGCAAGGGCGCGGCGCTCAACGCCGTGCAGATCGCCGAACTGCTCGGCCGCCGGCACCTGAAAAAGGGCTGA
- a CDS encoding DMT family transporter, with protein sequence MSLAVATNVGALAIAGQLGVPFSMLLAVIVLKERIHRYRIAGVALSLAGVGILLFDPRAANEVPGIALTALASLIWAFASLIQRGLTGVNVLTMYGWIGLIGAAVLGPVAWVFEPAAMRAIPALPLASIGWIAFSAIGSTIMGHGSMAWLLQRHPIAVVMPLTLATPVISVAAAALFFATPLTPMMILGGVVALTGVAIVTLRSARVQDGEARSGKS encoded by the coding sequence ATGTCGCTGGCGGTGGCGACCAATGTGGGCGCGCTCGCGATTGCCGGCCAGCTGGGCGTGCCGTTTTCGATGCTGCTGGCGGTCATCGTGCTCAAGGAACGCATCCACCGCTACCGGATCGCCGGGGTCGCGCTGTCGCTCGCCGGTGTCGGCATCCTGCTGTTCGATCCGCGCGCGGCAAATGAGGTGCCGGGCATCGCGCTGACCGCGCTCGCCAGCCTGATCTGGGCGTTCGCCTCGCTGATCCAGCGCGGCCTGACCGGCGTCAATGTGCTGACCATGTATGGCTGGATCGGCCTGATCGGGGCCGCGGTGCTCGGCCCGGTCGCCTGGGTGTTCGAGCCGGCGGCGATGCGCGCGATCCCCGCTCTGCCGCTGGCCAGCATCGGCTGGATTGCCTTTTCCGCCATCGGATCGACGATCATGGGCCATGGCTCGATGGCGTGGCTGCTCCAGCGCCACCCGATTGCGGTGGTCATGCCGCTCACCCTGGCGACGCCGGTGATTTCGGTGGCGGCAGCGGCGCTGTTCTTTGCCACGCCCTTGACGCCGATGATGATTTTGGGCGGGGTGGTGGCGCTGACCGGGGTGGCGATCGTGACGCTCCGGTCGGCGCGCGTTCAGGATGGCGAGGCTCGCAGCGGCAAAAGCTGA
- a CDS encoding methyl-accepting chemotaxis protein, protein MHWFTAHAPIRQKLLIAFGVMVALTALPALAALLTGAWVMAAVGAVATLAAASVAHLCREAIARPYVTTVVRMEGLAAGDLDSPIAHTDFTDCVGRMTRAMFVFRDTARAQLSSRAEEQALVTGIFGTALATLRQGDLTMRIDADVPAAYSQLKTDFNDMAETLQALLAALSESSRTIMGGSGEIASAAGDLARRTEANAASIEETAAAIAQMNERLGEVSAAAGRTVDRADQTRVTVSAGRTTANEAVTAMERVSDSAKGIDSVIEGLDKIAFQTRVLAMNAAVEAGRAGEAGRGFAVVADLVSALAMRAEEEAKRARDQLTLTQTDIGTAVGAVERVDTALAAIADDVGTVHALLADIARDNAAQSAAITQINAAIGSMDQSTQQTAAMVEQTSAAANTLMGEAGVLADRAAAFEIGGERGGERSGPRHGQRSPALRLVADPPARAGAGSGGRNARPVPHAAEAAWSGF, encoded by the coding sequence ATGCATTGGTTCACCGCACATGCGCCGATCCGGCAGAAGCTGCTGATCGCCTTTGGCGTGATGGTCGCGCTGACAGCGCTGCCGGCATTGGCCGCGCTGCTGACCGGTGCGTGGGTCATGGCGGCCGTCGGGGCGGTGGCGACGCTTGCGGCCGCCAGTGTCGCCCATCTGTGCCGCGAGGCGATCGCGCGCCCCTATGTGACGACCGTGGTCCGCATGGAGGGGCTGGCCGCCGGTGATCTGGACAGCCCCATCGCCCATACCGATTTCACCGACTGTGTCGGCCGGATGACCCGCGCGATGTTCGTGTTCCGCGACACGGCGCGCGCGCAGCTGTCCAGCCGGGCCGAGGAACAGGCGCTGGTGACGGGGATCTTCGGCACCGCGCTCGCGACACTGCGCCAGGGCGACCTGACCATGCGCATCGATGCCGACGTTCCCGCCGCTTATTCCCAGCTGAAGACTGATTTCAACGACATGGCGGAGACGCTTCAGGCGCTGCTGGCGGCGCTGAGCGAAAGCAGCCGCACGATCATGGGCGGATCGGGCGAGATTGCGAGCGCCGCCGGCGACCTTGCCCGGCGAACCGAGGCCAATGCCGCCAGCATCGAGGAAACCGCCGCCGCCATCGCGCAGATGAACGAACGGCTGGGCGAAGTCTCGGCCGCGGCCGGGCGCACGGTCGACCGGGCCGACCAGACGCGCGTGACCGTATCGGCGGGGCGCACGACCGCGAACGAGGCGGTGACGGCGATGGAGCGGGTGTCGGACAGCGCCAAGGGCATCGACAGCGTGATCGAGGGGCTGGACAAGATCGCGTTCCAGACGCGCGTTCTGGCGATGAACGCGGCGGTCGAGGCGGGCCGCGCGGGCGAGGCGGGGCGCGGCTTTGCCGTCGTCGCCGATCTCGTCTCCGCGCTGGCCATGCGCGCCGAGGAAGAAGCCAAGCGCGCGCGCGACCAGCTGACCCTGACCCAGACTGATATCGGCACGGCGGTCGGCGCGGTCGAGCGGGTCGACACCGCGCTCGCCGCGATCGCCGACGATGTCGGCACCGTTCATGCGCTGCTGGCCGACATCGCGCGCGACAATGCGGCCCAGTCGGCCGCGATCACCCAGATCAACGCGGCGATCGGCTCGATGGACCAGTCGACCCAGCAGACGGCGGCGATGGTCGAACAGACATCGGCCGCCGCCAACACATTGATGGGCGAGGCCGGCGTGCTCGCCGACCGTGCGGCGGCGTTCGAAATCGGTGGCGAGCGCGGCGGTGAGCGCAGCGGGCCGCGGCACGGCCAGCGTTCACCTGCGCTGCGGCTGGTTGCCGACCCGCCGGCCCGGGCCGGGGCCGGCAGCGGCGGCCGGAACGCCCGCCCCGTCCCCCACGCCGCCGAGGCGGCATGGAGCGGTTTCTGA
- the radC gene encoding RadC family protein, translated as MADNGMDGDVAAAHGGTSGADGAADAVQDPGGTAGHRARLRQRLLRGGPDALLDHELIEYLLALAIPRRDTKPLAKRLIAEFGGIGGLLAADPEAIGRTGLGESAISALKLVQAAALRMLSAEVRARPVINSWAALLDYLHADLAHIPVERVRVLFLNAKNMLIRDEVMSTGSTNEAAIYTREVIRRALDLSASGLILVHNHPSGDPAPSKQDIAVTRDIVEAGRRLDITVHDHLIIGSNGHSSLRSMGLI; from the coding sequence ATGGCGGATAACGGGATGGATGGTGACGTGGCTGCGGCGCATGGAGGAACCTCCGGTGCGGACGGGGCTGCGGACGCGGTGCAGGATCCGGGCGGCACGGCAGGCCACCGCGCGCGGCTGCGCCAGCGGCTGCTGCGCGGCGGGCCGGACGCGCTGCTCGACCATGAACTGATCGAATATCTGCTCGCCCTCGCCATCCCGCGCCGCGACACCAAGCCGCTGGCGAAGCGGCTGATCGCGGAGTTTGGCGGCATTGGCGGGCTGCTCGCCGCCGATCCCGAGGCGATCGGCCGCACCGGCCTTGGCGAATCGGCGATCAGCGCGCTGAAGCTGGTGCAGGCGGCAGCGCTGCGCATGCTGTCGGCCGAAGTGCGCGCCCGGCCGGTGATCAACAGCTGGGCGGCCCTGCTCGATTATCTCCACGCCGATCTTGCCCATATCCCGGTCGAACGGGTGCGCGTGCTGTTCCTCAATGCCAAGAACATGCTGATCCGCGATGAGGTGATGAGCACCGGATCGACGAACGAAGCGGCGATCTACACGCGCGAAGTCATTCGCCGCGCGCTCGACCTGTCGGCATCGGGGTTGATCCTCGTCCACAACCACCCGAGCGGCGACCCTGCGCCCAGCAAGCAGGACATCGCCGTCACCCGCGACATTGTCGAGGCGGGCCGGCGGCTCGACATCACCGTGCACGACCATCTGATCATCGGATCGAACGGCCATAGCAGCCTCAGGTCGATGGGCCTGATCTGA
- a CDS encoding intermembrane phospholipid transport protein YdbH family protein, with protein MLGATGIVAALAALWLARAPIAERAIERALTARGIPARYTITRIGLRTQRIENLVIGDPARPDLSARWVEIDLMPRLGAPRIAAIRAGGVRLSARWADGRLDIGALDRLGTEGTGRAALPDFDLQLADAIADLATPAGPVRIALAGRGRMNDGFAGRVALAAPTLQVDPCRVTGLSGRLAITVRGGRPALTGPVRAAGIDCGAARLARPDAAVELGLSSGFDSWRASAQLATAAAAVPGAQLAADGLRATIGLSGRGASAGGQVVLAALGVTAPGLTIERAETAGTLDLRADGAWRLSGRAGARGLAAAGGVPRLQAPGTPAAALIAGADRLVQQAARGTDVAATLAAAGSGGRGALTIDTVEARAGGARLRLAGARASGWSGRRSTCRPMARST; from the coding sequence ATGCTGGGCGCGACCGGCATCGTCGCGGCGCTTGCCGCCCTGTGGCTGGCCCGCGCGCCGATTGCCGAGCGGGCGATCGAGCGGGCGCTGACCGCGCGCGGCATCCCGGCGCGCTACACCATCACCCGGATTGGTCTCAGGACGCAGCGGATCGAAAATCTGGTGATCGGCGATCCCGCGCGGCCCGACCTGTCGGCCCGCTGGGTCGAGATCGATCTGATGCCCCGGCTGGGCGCGCCGCGTATCGCCGCCATCCGGGCCGGGGGCGTCAGGCTCAGCGCGCGCTGGGCCGATGGGCGGCTGGATATCGGCGCGCTCGACCGGCTGGGGACGGAGGGGACGGGCAGGGCGGCGCTGCCTGATTTCGACCTGCAGCTGGCCGACGCCATCGCCGATCTGGCGACACCCGCCGGCCCGGTGCGCATCGCGCTCGCCGGGCGTGGGCGGATGAATGACGGTTTTGCTGGCCGGGTCGCGTTGGCTGCGCCGACGCTGCAGGTCGATCCCTGCCGGGTGACCGGGCTGTCCGGGCGGCTGGCCATCACCGTTCGGGGCGGGCGGCCGGCGCTGACCGGGCCGGTCAGGGCGGCGGGGATCGATTGCGGCGCAGCCCGGCTGGCCCGGCCCGATGCGGCGGTTGAGCTTGGTCTGTCATCGGGCTTCGACAGCTGGCGTGCCAGCGCTCAGCTGGCGACGGCAGCGGCGGCGGTGCCGGGGGCGCAACTGGCGGCGGACGGGCTGCGCGCGACGATCGGCCTATCGGGCCGGGGTGCGAGCGCAGGCGGGCAGGTGGTGCTGGCCGCGCTTGGCGTCACCGCACCGGGGCTGACAATCGAGCGGGCGGAGACTGCCGGCACACTCGATCTGCGCGCCGACGGGGCATGGCGGCTGTCGGGCCGGGCCGGGGCGCGCGGCCTCGCCGCCGCGGGGGGCGTGCCGCGGCTTCAGGCACCGGGCACCCCGGCGGCGGCGCTGATTGCCGGGGCCGACCGGCTGGTGCAGCAGGCGGCGCGGGGCACGGACGTTGCCGCCACACTGGCGGCCGCCGGGTCCGGCGGGCGCGGCGCGCTCACCATCGACACGGTCGAGGCGCGGGCCGGCGGCGCGCGGCTACGGCTGGCGGGGGCGAGGGCGTCAGGCTGGTCTGGCCGGCGCTCAACCTGCAGACCGATGGCCAGATCGACCTGA
- a CDS encoding N-acetylmuramoyl-L-alanine amidase — protein MIVLHYTGMADAASAIARLADPEAKVSCHYLVTEDGQVVRMVGEDKRAWHAGLSHWRGVTDINSASIGIEIVNPGHEFGYRPFPDAQIEALIPLVADVKDRHGITRGNIVGHSDIAPARKQDPGELFPWGRLARLRLALPRPTRNLMDPGWSDGGFLLALERFGYDVTDALAAVVAFQRRFRPELIDGTIDAECRAILLALLLPRPQGDD, from the coding sequence ATGATCGTCCTGCACTATACGGGCATGGCGGATGCCGCCTCCGCCATCGCCCGGCTGGCCGACCCGGAGGCCAAGGTGTCGTGCCATTATCTGGTGACCGAGGACGGGCAGGTGGTGCGGATGGTCGGCGAAGACAAGCGCGCCTGGCATGCCGGCCTGTCGCACTGGCGCGGCGTGACCGACATCAACTCCGCCTCGATCGGGATCGAGATCGTCAATCCGGGGCATGAGTTCGGCTATCGTCCCTTCCCCGATGCGCAGATCGAGGCGCTGATCCCGCTCGTCGCCGATGTGAAGGACCGGCACGGCATCACCCGCGGCAATATCGTCGGGCATTCGGACATCGCGCCGGCGCGCAAGCAGGATCCGGGCGAGCTGTTCCCCTGGGGGCGGCTGGCGCGGCTGCGGCTCGCGCTGCCGCGGCCGACGCGCAACCTGATGGATCCGGGCTGGAGCGATGGCGGCTTTCTGCTCGCGCTCGAACGCTTCGGCTATGACGTGACGGACGCGCTGGCGGCGGTCGTCGCGTTCCAGCGCCGGTTCCGCCCCGAACTGATCGACGGCACGATCGACGCCGAATGCCGCGCCATCCTGCTCGCGCTGCTGTTGCCCCGCCCGCAGGGCGACGATTGA
- a CDS encoding GNAT family N-acetyltransferase, whose translation MTEFRAAPPPISAPSAPPVIRTARLTLRPATMEDLEPLHAVLSDARAMRYWATLPHRALDETRDWLQAMIDAPAGEGEDWIITHRGTAIGKAGLWRFPEIGFILHPDRWGQGLAGEAVAAVIDRAFAVHRLPRITADVDPRNTASLRLLARLGFVETGRASRTLRLGDEWCDSVYLELAAPGPDAG comes from the coding sequence ATGACCGAGTTTCGCGCCGCCCCGCCGCCCATATCGGCCCCCTCCGCCCCGCCCGTGATCCGCACCGCGCGCCTGACGCTGCGTCCCGCCACGATGGAGGATCTGGAGCCTTTGCACGCGGTGCTGAGCGATGCGCGGGCGATGCGTTACTGGGCGACCCTGCCCCACCGCGCGCTCGACGAGACGCGCGACTGGCTGCAGGCGATGATCGACGCGCCCGCCGGCGAGGGCGAGGACTGGATCATCACGCATCGCGGCACGGCGATCGGCAAGGCCGGGCTGTGGCGCTTTCCCGAAATCGGCTTCATCCTGCACCCGGATCGCTGGGGTCAGGGGCTGGCCGGCGAAGCCGTGGCGGCGGTGATCGACCGCGCCTTTGCCGTGCACCGGCTGCCGCGCATCACCGCCGATGTCGATCCGCGCAACACGGCATCGCTGCGCCTGCTGGCGCGGCTGGGATTTGTCGAAACGGGCCGCGCCAGCCGCACGCTCAGGCTGGGCGACGAATGGTGCGACAGCGTCTATCTGGAACTGGCCGCACCCGGCCCGGACGCGGGATAA
- a CDS encoding PEPxxWA-CTERM sorting domain-containing protein: MIKHVFAAALAASALAAPAAAGTIVPVGVSASDTFAFFGQYRAVNLINGSGLTGGTHDAGFANMWMTNLGVNQASVTFDLGDVYALSGVSIWNYNFGNPAEFMSTILRGVKDFSIFVSRDGGSYARALDARLALGTGQALAAQDFALAGEARFVRLDILSNHAQGTYAERDWASGLSEVRFSGNAVPEPATWAMMVAGFGLAGFGLRRRQARIVFA; the protein is encoded by the coding sequence ATGATCAAGCATGTTTTCGCCGCCGCGCTCGCGGCCTCGGCGCTGGCCGCGCCGGCGGCTGCCGGGACCATCGTTCCGGTCGGCGTTTCCGCCAGCGACACCTTCGCCTTTTTCGGCCAGTATCGCGCGGTCAACCTGATCAACGGCAGCGGGCTGACCGGTGGCACCCATGATGCCGGCTTTGCCAATATGTGGATGACCAATCTGGGCGTGAACCAGGCGTCGGTCACCTTCGATCTGGGCGATGTCTATGCGCTCAGCGGCGTCAGCATCTGGAACTATAACTTCGGCAACCCGGCCGAGTTCATGTCGACCATCCTGCGCGGGGTGAAGGATTTCAGCATCTTCGTGTCGCGCGACGGCGGCAGCTATGCCCGCGCGCTCGATGCGCGGCTGGCGCTCGGCACCGGCCAGGCGCTCGCCGCCCAGGATTTCGCGCTGGCGGGCGAGGCGCGCTTCGTGCGGCTCGACATCCTGTCCAACCATGCCCAGGGCACCTATGCCGAGCGTGACTGGGCGAGCGGCCTGTCGGAAGTGCGCTTCTCGGGCAATGCGGTGCCCGAGCCCGCGACCTGGGCGATGATGGTCGCCGGGTTCGGCCTTGCCGGGTTCGGCCTGCGCCGCCGCCAGGCGCGGATCGTGTTCGCCTGA
- a CDS encoding CheR family methyltransferase, translated as MIADKPSLAYLASLLEQRTGQQIGPNRLWRIETVLKAMIRAQGIASLGDLVARLRAGAEPALVDAVLSALLNHETYFFRDTAAFKLIETGVLDQLREARGADRRIAIWSAGCSTGQEAYSLAMIFANDPARWQGWTVDIQASDVSAAAVERARTGSYSQFEIQRGLPITSMLRWFDQDGETWRVGRALAGRVRFKRHHLLDDPAPGRFDLILCRNVMLYFNAERRRRAFDRLADALAPDGYLMLGAGETVIGQTDRFGSDPELRGLYRPAALIRRQAA; from the coding sequence ATGATCGCCGACAAGCCGTCTTTGGCCTATCTGGCCAGCCTGCTCGAGCAGCGCACCGGCCAGCAGATCGGGCCGAACCGGCTGTGGCGGATCGAAACCGTGCTCAAGGCGATGATCCGCGCCCAGGGCATCGCCTCGCTCGGCGATCTGGTCGCCCGGCTCCGCGCCGGGGCCGAACCGGCGCTGGTCGATGCCGTGCTGTCGGCGCTTTTGAACCACGAAACCTATTTCTTCCGCGACACCGCAGCCTTCAAGCTGATCGAAACCGGCGTGCTCGACCAGCTGCGCGAGGCGCGCGGCGCCGACCGGCGGATCGCGATCTGGTCGGCCGGCTGCTCGACGGGCCAGGAGGCCTATTCGCTGGCGATGATCTTCGCCAACGATCCCGCGCGCTGGCAGGGCTGGACCGTCGATATCCAGGCCAGCGACGTGTCGGCGGCGGCGGTCGAACGGGCGCGCACCGGCAGCTACAGCCAGTTCGAGATCCAGCGCGGCCTGCCGATCACCTCGATGCTGCGCTGGTTCGATCAGGATGGCGAGACGTGGCGGGTGGGCCGTGCGCTTGCCGGCCGGGTGCGGTTCAAGCGCCACCATCTGCTCGACGATCCGGCGCCGGGGCGGTTCGACCTGATCCTGTGCCGCAATGTCATGCTCTATTTCAACGCCGAGCGGCGGCGGCGCGCCTTTGACCGGCTGGCCGATGCGCTCGCGCCCGACGGCTATCTGATGCTGGGCGCGGGCGAGACGGTGATCGGCCAGACCGACCGGTTCGGATCCGATCCCGAATTGCGCGGGCTTTACCGCCCGGCAGCGCTGATCCGGCGTCAGGCGGCCTGA
- a CDS encoding phosphoenolpyruvate carboxykinase → MSNHVPDFTLADQGIDTGATLHWNLGTAPLVEQAVRRGEGVLAKDGPLVVKTGKHTGRSANDKFIVRDAETDATVWWGKTNKAMSPEHFAALKADFLAHLGTKDTLFVQDLYGGSQPEHRVNVRVINEFAWHNLFIRTLLVRPDRAALAGFVPEYTIIDLPSFQADPARHGCRSETVIAVSFTEKLILIGGTAYAGEMKKSVFGILNYLLPAKGVMPMHCSANIGPEGDTAIFFGLSGTGKTTLSADASRTLIGDDEHGWSDTAVFNFEGGCYAKMIRLSPEAEPEIFATTKRFGTVLENVVIDPDTRELDFDDNSLAENSRGAYPIEFIPNASRDNLGPVPRNMIFLTADAYGVLPPIARLTPDQAMYHFLSGYTARVAGTEIGVTEPDATFSTCFGAPFMPRHPSVYGNLLKERIARGNVDCWLVNTGWTGGKYGVGRRMPIKATRALLNAALDGSLANAEFRTDPFFGFQVPVAVPGVDSAILDPRATWPDAAEYDATARKLVQQFIDNFAQFADHVDEGVRQSAPRAA, encoded by the coding sequence GTGTCCAATCATGTGCCTGATTTCACGCTTGCCGATCAGGGAATCGACACCGGGGCGACGCTCCACTGGAATCTCGGCACCGCGCCGCTCGTCGAGCAGGCGGTGCGCCGCGGCGAGGGCGTGCTCGCCAAGGACGGGCCGCTGGTCGTCAAGACCGGCAAGCACACCGGCCGTTCGGCCAATGACAAGTTCATCGTCCGCGATGCCGAAACCGACGCGACCGTGTGGTGGGGCAAGACCAACAAGGCGATGAGCCCGGAGCATTTCGCCGCGCTCAAGGCCGATTTCCTTGCCCATCTGGGCACCAAGGACACGCTGTTCGTCCAGGATCTCTATGGCGGATCGCAGCCCGAGCACCGGGTGAATGTGCGCGTCATCAACGAGTTTGCGTGGCACAATCTGTTCATCCGCACGCTGCTGGTGCGCCCCGACCGCGCCGCGCTTGCCGGGTTCGTGCCCGAATATACGATCATCGACCTGCCGAGCTTCCAGGCCGATCCGGCCCGGCATGGCTGCCGTTCGGAAACGGTGATCGCCGTCAGCTTCACCGAAAAGCTGATCCTGATCGGCGGCACCGCCTATGCCGGCGAAATGAAGAAGTCGGTGTTCGGCATCCTCAATTATCTGCTGCCGGCCAAGGGCGTGATGCCGATGCACTGCTCGGCCAATATCGGCCCGGAAGGCGATACGGCGATCTTCTTCGGCCTGTCGGGCACCGGCAAGACGACGCTGTCGGCCGATGCCAGCCGCACGCTGATCGGCGATGACGAACATGGCTGGTCGGACACTGCCGTGTTCAACTTCGAAGGCGGCTGCTACGCCAAGATGATCCGCCTCTCGCCCGAGGCGGAGCCGGAAATCTTCGCGACCACCAAGCGCTTCGGCACCGTGCTTGAGAATGTCGTGATCGATCCCGACACGCGCGAACTGGATTTCGACGACAACAGCCTCGCGGAAAACAGCCGCGGCGCCTATCCGATCGAGTTCATTCCCAATGCGTCGCGCGACAATCTGGGCCCGGTGCCGCGCAACATGATCTTCCTGACCGCCGATGCCTATGGCGTGCTGCCGCCGATCGCGCGGCTGACCCCGGATCAGGCGATGTACCACTTCCTGTCCGGCTATACCGCGCGCGTCGCGGGGACCGAGATCGGCGTGACCGAGCCGGATGCGACCTTCTCGACCTGTTTCGGCGCGCCGTTCATGCCGCGCCATCCCAGCGTCTATGGCAATCTGCTGAAGGAGCGGATCGCGCGCGGCAATGTCGATTGCTGGCTGGTCAACACCGGCTGGACCGGCGGCAAATATGGCGTCGGCCGGCGCATGCCGATCAAGGCGACGCGCGCGCTGCTCAACGCCGCGCTGGACGGCTCGCTCGCCAATGCCGAGTTCCGCACCGATCCGTTCTTCGGCTTCCAGGTGCCGGTGGCGGTGCCGGGCGTGGACAGCGCGATCCTCGATCCGCGCGCGACCTGGCCCGATGCCGCCGAATATGACGCGACGGCGCGCAAGCTCGTCCAGCAGTTCATCGACAATTTCGCGCAGTTCGCGGACCATGTCGATGAGGGCGTCCGGCAGAGCGCCCCGCGCGCGGCCTGA